A portion of the Ricinus communis isolate WT05 ecotype wild-type chromosome 10, ASM1957865v1, whole genome shotgun sequence genome contains these proteins:
- the LOC8284495 gene encoding cell division cycle protein 48 homolog, translating to MSNQPESSDSKGTKRDFSTAILERKKSPNRLVVDEAINDDNSVVSLHPETMEKLQLFRGDTILIKGKKRKDTICIALADGSCDEPKIRMNKVVRSNLRVRLGDVVSVHQCPDVKYGKRVHILPIDDTIEGVTGNLFDAYLKPYFLEAYRPVRKGDLFLVRGGMRSVEFKVIETDPAEYCVVAPDTEIFCEGEPVRREDENRLDEVGYDDVGGVRKQMAQIRELVELPLRHPQLFKSIGVKPPKGILLYGPPGSGKTLIARAVANETGAFFFCINGPEIMSKLAGESESNLRKAFEEAEKNAPSIIFIDEIDSIAPKREKTHGEVERRIVSQLLTLMDGLKSRAHVIVIGATNRPNSIDSALRRFGRFDREIDIGVPDEVGRLEVLRIHTKNMKLAEDVDLERISKDTHGYVGADLAALCTEAALQCIREKMDVIDLEDESIDAEILNSMAVSNEHFQTALGTSNPSALRETVVEVPNVSWEDIGGLENVKRELQETVQYPVEHPEKFEKFGMSPSKGVLFYGPPGCGKTLLAKAIANECQANFISVKGPELLTMWFGESEANVREIFDKARQSAPCVLFFDELDSIATQRGSSVGDAGGAADRVLNQLLTEMDGMSAKKTVFIIGATNRPDIIDPALLRPGRLDQLIYIPLPDEDSRHQIFKACLRKSPVSKDVDLRALAKYTQGFSGADITEICQRACKYAIRENIEKDIERERRQRDNPEAMEEDVEDDVAEIKAAHFEESMKYARRSVSDADIRKYQAFAQTLQQSRGFGSEFRFSESTGGAAGADPFAASAGGADDDDLYN from the exons ATGTCTAACCAACCCGAATCATCCGACTC GAAGGGAACAAAAAGGGATTTTAGTACTGCGATTTTAGAGCGAAAGAAGTCACCAAATCGGCTTGTTGTTGATGAAGCTATTAATGATGATAACTCTGTTGTTTCTCTTCATCCTGAAACTATGGAGAAGCTCCAGCTCTTTCGTGGTGACACGATCTTGATTaag ggaaagaaaaggaaggatACTATCTGCATTGCCCTTGCCGATGGCTCTTGTGACGAGCCAAAGATCAGGATGAACAAGGTTGTGAGGTCAAACCTGAGAGTTAGGCTTGGAGATGTTGTCTCTGTGCACCAATGTCCTGATGTCAAATATGGAAAGCGTGTGCACATACTCCCTATTGATGACACAATTGAAGGAGTCACTGGAAATCTGTTCGATGCATACTTGAAAC CTTATTTCCTCGAGGCGTATCGCCCAGTCAGGAAGGGTGATCTCTTCCTCGTGAGGGGAGGAATGAGAAGCGTGGAATTCAAGGTTATTGAGACCGACCCTGCAGAGTACTGTGTGGTCGCCCCTGACACTGAGATTTTCTGTGAGGGTGAGCCTGTGAGGAGAGAAGATGAGAATAGATTAGATGAAGTTGGCTATGATGATGTTGGTGGTGTTAGAAAACAGATGGCTCAGATTAGGGAGCTGGTGGAGCTTCCACTGAGGCATCCACAGCTATTCAAATCAATTGGTGTTAAGCCACCAAAAGGAATTTTGCTTTATGGACCTCCTGGTTCTGGGAAGACTCTTATTGCCCGGGCTGTTGCCAATGAAACTGGTGCTTTCTTCTTCTGTATTAATGGACCTGAGATCATGTCAAAATTGGCTGGGGAGAGTGAaagcaatcttagaaaagcTTTTGAGGAAGCAGAGAAAAATGCACCATCCATCATTTTTATTGATGAGATTGATTCAATTGCTCCCAAGAGAGAGAAGACACATGGAGAGGTGGAGAGGAGGATAGTCTCCCAGCTATTAACACTTATGGATGGACTTAAATCCCGTGCGCATGTTATTGTCATTGGGGCCACAAATCGCCCCAACAGCATTGACTCTGCTTTGAGAAGGTTTGGCAGATTTGATAGGGAAATTGACATTGGTGTACCAGACGAAGTTGGGCGACTTGAAGTTCTCAGAATCCATACGAAGAACATGAAGCTTGCAGAAGAT GTTGATTTGGAAAGAATTTCCAAAGACACACATGGTTATGTTGGTGCTGATTTGGCAGCTCTGTGCACTGAGGCTGCACTTCAATGCATCAGGGAGAAGATGGATGTGATCGACTTAGAAGATGAATCAATAGATGCTGAGATACTTAACTCTATGGCAGTGAGTAATGAACACTTCCAAACTGCACTTGGAACAAGTAACCCATCTGCTCTGCGCGAAACA GTTGTTGAAGTGCCCAATGTGAGTTGGGAAGATATTGGAGGCCTTGAGAATGTTAAGAGGGAGCTTCAAGAG ACTGTTCAATATCCAGTGGAGCACCCTGAGAAATTCGAGAAATTCGGAATGTCACCCTCTAAGGGAGTTCTTTTCTATGGCCCTCCTGGATGTGGGAAAACTCTTCTGGCTAAAGCTATTGCCAATGAGTGCCAGGCAAATTTCATCAGTGTGAAGGGTCCTGAATTGCTTACAATGTGGTTCGGTGAGAGTGAAGCCAACGTCCGAGAAATTTTTGACAAGGCTCGACAATCTGCTCCTTGTGTTCTCTTCTTTGATGAACTTGACTCAATTGCCACTCAG AGAGGGAGCAGTGTAGGAGACGCTGGGGGTGCTGCTGATAGGGTTTTGAACCAGCTTTTGACAGAAATGGACGGCATGTCTGCAAAAAAAACTGTTTTCATAATCGGTGCCACTAATAGACCTGATATCATAGATCCTGCACTCCTGCGTCCTGGCCGTCTGGATCAGTTGATTTACATCCCTCTTCCTGATGAGGATTCACGCCACCAAATTTTCAAGGCTTGCTTGAGGAAATCACCAGTCTCCAAAGATGTTGACCTCAGAGCACTTGCCAAGTACACTCAGGGCTTTAGTGGTGCTGATATCACTGAAATATGCCAGCGTGCTTGCAAGTATGCTATAAGAGAGAACATTGAAAAG GACATTGAGAGGGAGAGGAGGCAAAGGGATAATCCAGAAGCTATGGAAGAAGATGTTGAGGATGATGTGGCAGAGATCAAGGCAGCACATTTCGAGGAGTCGATGAAGTATGCCCGCAGGAGTGTGAGTGATGCGGACATTCGCAAATACCAGGCATTTGCTCAGACTTTGCAACAATCAAGAGGCTTTGGATCAGAATTCAGGTTTTCTGAATCTACTGGCGGAGCTGCTGGAGCTGATCCTTTTGCAGCTTCGGCAGGTGGGGCTGATGACGACGATCTATACAATTAG